CACCGCCTACGAGTCCATGCTGCGGCCCGTGCGCCGCCAGGTGCATGCCGGCATCGCGGCCACGCTGGAGGCGCACTTCCCGGAGCTGGTGGAGACGCGGCCGGACCTGCTCGCGCTGCACCACTCCAGCGCGGGCCAGAAGCGCCAGGCCATCGCCTACGCGCAGAAGGCCGGTATGGCGGCGCTGATGCGCTCGGCCAACCAGGAGGCCATCGCCTACATCACCGAGGCGCTGACCTGGCTGGATGTGGCGGAGGACCCGCGCGAGCGCGCGCAGCTCGAGCTGGGGCTCAACGGCGTGCTCACCCCGGCGCTGATGGCCACCCGGGGCTGGTCCGACGCGCGCATCGGCGAGCTGGTGGAGCACTCCCAGGAACTCATCGACCTGCTGGGAGACAGCCCCCAGACGATCCCCACGATGTGGGGGCTCGCGCTCTTCCACCTCACCCGAGGCAACCAGCTGCGCGCCCAGCCCCTGGCCGAGCGTCTCATGGCCATCGCCCGGCAGGCGCAGAGCGCCGACCTGGAGATGATGGCGCGCAACCTGATGGGCAACAGCGCCTACACGCAGGGCCGGTTGCAGGAGGCGATCGGGTACTTCGAGCGGACGCTGTCCGAGTACGAGCCCGCGAAGCACCAGGCCCTGGCCAGCCTCTACGGGCAGGATGCCCGGAGCTGGGGCGAGGGCTTCATGGGCTGGCTGAAGTGCCTGACGGGCTACGCGGATCAGGCGGATGCCCACTCCAGGCGCTCCGTCGAGTGGGCGCAGGAGATGAAGCACACCAGCAGCATGGGGCTCACCTACCTCTATCGCCTCAACGTCCTGCAGTGGCGCGGCGAGCGTGACAAGCTCATCGCGGAGGCCAACGCCGGCGAGGAGCTGCTGAAGCGGCACGGCCTGCCGGTGCACGCCCTGTACTGCCTGGCGTTCCGCGGCTGGGCGACGCGGGAGGCGGAGCCGCTGCGCCAGGGGCTCGCCATCCTCCAGGGGGGCGGTCTGGACCTGGGGATGACGTACTACAAGAGCATGCTGGCGGAGGTGGAGCTGGAGGCAGGCAGGCCGGACGTCGCGCTCCAGATCGTCGAGGAGCTCGCCACCTGGGGCCGCTCCGTCGGCGAGCTCTACGCGCTGGCGGAGCTGATGCGCATCAAGGGCCTGTGCCTGCGCGCTCGCGGAGAGAAGGACGCGGCGGAGGCCATGCTGAAGGAGGCCATCGGCATCGCCCGGGAGCAGCACTCACGGCTGCTGGAGCTGCGCGCCGCGAGCTCGCTGTCCGAGCTGCTGCGGGAGCGCGGCCGGGCCCCCGAGGCCCGCGAGCTGCTCGCGCCCCTGGTGAAGAGCTTCACCGAGGGCTTCGAGACGGCGGACTACGTCCGGGCGAAGGCGTTGCTCGGAGAGCTCACCGCCTGAGCAGCAGGGGGCTCCAGGAGACGGGAGCCCCCACACGCCCCGGGGCCGGCCTGCTCAGCCGGTCAGGCCGTAGTAGCGGGCCGGGTTCTCCCAGAGGATCTTCCGCATCGCCTCCTCGGGGACGGATGCGCGCAGGGCCATCAGGTGGTCCACGATGTCGTCCCCGTGGTCCGCGTGGGGATAGTCCGTGCCGAACAGGAGGTTGTCTGGGCCCAGGTGCCGGATGACGTCGGCGATGCCGGGCTCCTCGGGCTCGACGCCGATGAAGCACTGACGGCGGAAGTACTCCGAGGGCTTCATGCGGACGTTCTCCGCCACCTCGCCGGGCAGGAACTTGTAGCTGTTGTCCAGGCGCCACAGCCAGAAGGGCAGCCAGCCGCAGCCGGCCTCGAAGAAGCCCACGCGCAGGCGCGGGTGGCGCTCCAGCACGCCCCCCTCGATGAGGGTGAGGATGGCCAGCATCTGCTCCAGCGGGTGTGACGAGGCGTTGTGCGCGAAGCGCGTGGTGAAGCGGTCCGCGCCCGCCGTGGGCAGCCGCGCGTGCGTGCCCTCGTGGAGCGAGACGGCGATGGAGAGCCGCTCGCACGTCGTCCAGAAGGGCTCGTAGGCGGGGTGGGACAGCGTCCGTCCGCACACCGGGTTGGGAGGGATGACGACGGCCTTCCACCCGAAGCTGGCGATGCGCTCCACCTCTCCGGGCAGCGCCTCGGGCTCGTGCAGGCACAGGGCGCCCACGCCTCTGAGGCGCTCGGGAGCGGCGCGGCAGAAGTCCCTCAGCCAGTCGTTGTAGGCGCGCGCGAAGGCCGTGGCCCGCGCTGGCTCCATGCCGTCGATGCGCAGCAGGAACAGGCCGAACGAGGGATAGAGGAAGGCGACATCCAGGCCCGTCTGCTCCATGGACTGGAGGTGGTGCCTGGGGGTGACGCCGGGAGAGTAGGCCCCGGTCCGCTGGGCCAGGCCCCAGGCCACCTCCACCAATGCGCGCTCCGTCACCCCGTTCCACGCCGGCTTCCCGTCGAGCATCAGCGTGGGCGTGGCGGGCAGCATCCCCTTGGGACCCAGCCGCGCCACGCGCTGCTCCACCGTCTCGTCCGGAACGATGACCTGCTCGTACGGCGCACCGTCCCGGTACTGAGGGGGCAGGTACTCGCGCCACATCTCGATGGGCTCGAGGACATGGCGATCCGCATCCAGGATCCGAAGACCTTCACGCATGGGAGCAGCTCCTAGAGGAGGAAGGGGACAGGGTTGAGCTGCGCCTCGGTCAGCGGGCTGGAGCGCCAGCCCAGCTTCACCGGTACGTCATAGAGACGCCCGGGCGCGAAGCGCGGCCAGAAGTGGCGCAGCCCGGGCACGGAGACCTTCACCACGTGCAGGCCCACGTCCGGCCTCGTCATGTCCAGCACCAGCGTCTCCATCCCCAGGCGCTCCACCCGCGCCACGCACCCGCGCACGTCGTCGCGGATGTCCACCATGGGGGGCTTGGGGTAGTCGGCGGCCGTCCGCGGGGGCAGCGTCTCGTCCGGGTGGAGGAAGGATGCATCCTCCAGCTTGAAGTCCTGCCACGGGGACTTGTGGTTCTCGCTCGGATCGAAGATCTGGTTGAACTCGGTGATGGCGCGCTGGAGCGCGATGTGCGCGTCCAGGTGGGCGCCGAAGCCGATGCAGTACTGGCCGGTGCGGCTCGACATTCCCAGGGCGACGAAGGCGGGGATCTCCACGTCGTTGGTGAGATCCAACGCCCAGATGCGCCAGTGGTGGGCGCGGTAGTGCTCCTGCAGCGCCTGGAAGTAGGGATCGTTGAAGCTGTGGATGTCCACCCCGGGCCGGCGCAGGCGGTTGTACCACCAGATGCCCGCCGCATCCCGCTCGGCCAGCTCCAGGAAGCCCTGGAGGATGGCCTCCTCCAGGCAGTTGCCCGCCGCCGCGCCGTTGGAGTCCGCCGGGCTGAAGTTCTCCGAGGGAGCGGCCGGGTAGCGGTTGTAACAATAGGAGGTGGGCATGTACCGGCGGCGCTCGTGGGTGAGGGACCACACCGGCGTCCACTCCACCTCCAGGCGCTCGTCGAAGGGCACCGGGACGGTCATCCGCTCGCGCAGGTTCTTCGCGTTGTTGGCCTCGCGGTCCCGGTACTGTGCATCACTGAACAACAGCAGGTCTCGTGGATGATATGCGTCCGCGCCCAGCTCCGAGAGGCGGGCGCGGATGCGAGGCTCATCTCCTTGATAGAGCGAGCTCCAGCGCTCGATGCCCTCGCCGAGCGCGCTGGCGCGAGACTGGGCCGGGGTGCGGCCCTTGCCCAGGCTGATGGAGTGGAACTCGGAGAAGTAGGGCGTCTTCGAGGAGACGGGGCAGAAGAAGGTGGTGCCGAAGACGGGCCGCAGCGCGTGGCTGCGCGACTCGAGCGGCGCCAGCGTGGCGAGCACGCCGGTGATGGGGCTGATCTGCGGCTGGAGGCGCGCGAAGGTCTGCTCCGGCGTGACGGTGCGGAAGCCATTGTCCTCGGTGAAGCCCCGGGGGCGGGCCTCCAGCACCACGGGCTTGTCCGCGCGCTTCTTCAAGAGGTCCGGGTCGCCGCAGGCGGGGCACTGGGGCCGCCGCACCACGGCGTGCTCGGTGAGCTGGAAGCGCGGCAGTTCCAGCGCGAGCAGGGTGTGGCCCAGCGAGCCCTGCTGGTCCGCCGCGACCCACCGCGCCAGCGCCAGCGCGGCCAGGTGGAGCCCGGTCTGGCGGCTCGCGGGCAGCTCCGCGCGAGGCAGGGTCAGGGGTGTCACGAGTGACTTGTTCTCACGCAGGAACGTCTCCACGGGGCGATTGGCCCGCAGGCGCTGCGAGAGACAGGCCCAGCAAGGCCCTTCGCCGGGACGGAACACCGGGCCCATCCACGGCATGGCCCCCGAGGGCTTCACGAGGAACCAGGGCTCACGCCGCTCCAGCGCCCGGCGGTTGAGCTCCTCCAGCTCCGGCGCGAGGTAGTCGTCGACGAGGACCACCTGGAGCGATGCATTGTCTTTGACGGTGAGGCCTGCCCCGCGCAGGGCCTCGACGAGCGGCGCCGGGTCCAGTCCGCCCTGGGTCCGCACCGCCACAGGAGAGGCCTCGAGCCGCGCGGCCGCTTGAGCAGGATTCACTCCGAGTGCCTGCCAGAACGTCGCAATCTCGGAGGGCAGCGCCGAAGAGGCCTCGATGATGTGTCCCCTCTTCTCCAGGTTCGCCAGGGCGTAGAGCACCTCGGGCGCGGAGACCTGTCCTTCGAGGTCGGTGATGACCTGCTGGACGGAGCGGCGACCATCGAGCTTGCTGGCCACCAGCACCTGGCTGCGGCCCGTCAGCATGAACTGCTCGCGCTCTCCCAGGAGGAAGGCCCGCTCCGCGTCGAGCGCCTCCAGGCGGAGGTGGGCCTTGAACTGCATGACTCGGTTGAAGGGATCACTCATGGCTCATTCCGAAGGCTACCGCCTGCAAGCTTTTGACTCAGTTGGGTCGCCGTCGACCCCTGTATGTTGCATATGCAATGACTATTCATTCCGCTCGGAGAGGATTGATGCGAGAGATTGAATCCTCCACGTAGAGTGAAATCGAATATTCGAGAAAGGAATTAAGCAAACAGAGAGACTGCATGATAAACTAAATGCGCAGCCGTGAGCAGTTCAACCCCTCGGCTGCGCAGAAAAGTGAGGAAACCATGATCACTACCAACAATGCCGCGAGCTCCATCCATCAGTTCGGAAAGATCTGGCCTCAGTGTATCGCGCGTGCCTGGCAGGACGCGGAGTTCCGTGAGGCGCTGAAGCGCGACCCCTCGGGGACGATCCGTGAGTCCTTCCAGTTCAGCTTCCCGGAAGGCGTCCAGGTGGAGGTGCTCGAGGGCAGCGAGACGGTGCAGGCCGCTCCGGCGAACACCCTGCGCATGGTCATCCCGCCCGCTCCGGCCATGGACCTGAATGAGGTGGCGCTCACGGACGTGGAGAAGGGCATGATGAACGCCTGTCCGTTCTCCCAGTTCTCGCACTTCTCCTTCACCAGCTGAGAGCGCGGTCCGGCATCCTCAGGATGTAGACGAGACCATCTGGCCTGGCGCTGTCCTCCCCTCAGCCCCCTCCCGCAGCGCCTCTCTCGCCTCGGTCCGTCGAAACTCCTGGCCCCCGCTTCGTCGCAGCCTCGAAGGCAGTCATGGCCATTCGCGAGACGCTGTCCCTTGCGCCTGGGCTTTCCCTGGCGCACACCGCCGACGGCCGGCGGGCGGTAACCGGGCGCCTCAGCCTGATACTTCCTCCTGTATCACCAGGTGTGACAGCGGTACTGGACGCCCTGGCGGCGGGCGGACAAACCCTGGACGAGCTGGCGGAGCTCGCGGGACATGGCGGATTGACTGACGCCGCCCACTTTCATTCCTTGTTGGCAGCCTTGCGCGCGCACGGCGCCGTGGCTCGCAGCCTCCACCTCGATGGAGTGCTCATCGCCCGGCTGTCACCGGAGGGCACTGTGTCCAACCGGGGCTCGCCCCGCGCGGATGCGCGCTACCAGCTCTCTCGCTTCGCCTTCAGTCGCAGGGTGGATGAGGGCTCCATGCTGGAGACGCCCCTGTCCCTGTCGAGGGTGTGGATGCCCACCTGGCACGGGCCGGCGCTGCTGGGTGCCCTGAGCACCTCCCGAAACTCCGTGGAATTCGCGAAAGTGATTCCAGGTATTCCTGGCGAGCTGACGTCTGTCTTCCTGCGCATGCTGCTGGAGGCCGGCGTCCTGGTGGAGGTGGGGGCGGAGGGCGCTCCCATTGAGCCCGAAGCGCTCGTTCCCTGGGAGTTTCATGATTTGCTGTTTCACGGCTGGACGCGCTGGGGCCGGCACGAGACAGGCTACGGCGGCGCCACGTTCCGATTTCGCGGAAAGCGGCCACAGCCGGGAAGGAAGCCGCC
The DNA window shown above is from Hyalangium gracile and carries:
- a CDS encoding TOMM precursor leader peptide-binding protein, producing the protein MSDPFNRVMQFKAHLRLEALDAERAFLLGEREQFMLTGRSQVLVASKLDGRRSVQQVITDLEGQVSAPEVLYALANLEKRGHIIEASSALPSEIATFWQALGVNPAQAAARLEASPVAVRTQGGLDPAPLVEALRGAGLTVKDNASLQVVLVDDYLAPELEELNRRALERREPWFLVKPSGAMPWMGPVFRPGEGPCWACLSQRLRANRPVETFLRENKSLVTPLTLPRAELPASRQTGLHLAALALARWVAADQQGSLGHTLLALELPRFQLTEHAVVRRPQCPACGDPDLLKKRADKPVVLEARPRGFTEDNGFRTVTPEQTFARLQPQISPITGVLATLAPLESRSHALRPVFGTTFFCPVSSKTPYFSEFHSISLGKGRTPAQSRASALGEGIERWSSLYQGDEPRIRARLSELGADAYHPRDLLLFSDAQYRDREANNAKNLRERMTVPVPFDERLEVEWTPVWSLTHERRRYMPTSYCYNRYPAAPSENFSPADSNGAAAGNCLEEAILQGFLELAERDAAGIWWYNRLRRPGVDIHSFNDPYFQALQEHYRAHHWRIWALDLTNDVEIPAFVALGMSSRTGQYCIGFGAHLDAHIALQRAITEFNQIFDPSENHKSPWQDFKLEDASFLHPDETLPPRTAADYPKPPMVDIRDDVRGCVARVERLGMETLVLDMTRPDVGLHVVKVSVPGLRHFWPRFAPGRLYDVPVKLGWRSSPLTEAQLNPVPFLL
- a CDS encoding amidohydrolase family protein, with the translated sequence MREGLRILDADRHVLEPIEMWREYLPPQYRDGAPYEQVIVPDETVEQRVARLGPKGMLPATPTLMLDGKPAWNGVTERALVEVAWGLAQRTGAYSPGVTPRHHLQSMEQTGLDVAFLYPSFGLFLLRIDGMEPARATAFARAYNDWLRDFCRAAPERLRGVGALCLHEPEALPGEVERIASFGWKAVVIPPNPVCGRTLSHPAYEPFWTTCERLSIAVSLHEGTHARLPTAGADRFTTRFAHNASSHPLEQMLAILTLIEGGVLERHPRLRVGFFEAGCGWLPFWLWRLDNSYKFLPGEVAENVRMKPSEYFRRQCFIGVEPEEPGIADVIRHLGPDNLLFGTDYPHADHGDDIVDHLMALRASVPEEAMRKILWENPARYYGLTG